From Cellulosimicrobium sp. ES-005, one genomic window encodes:
- a CDS encoding DUF3046 domain-containing protein, which yields MRYREFSELVDEVFGASLGRAYVREQVLSALDDRTAAQALEDGVEPRVVWHALCDALDVPDARRWGHDDHRQAPPRR from the coding sequence GTGCGCTACCGCGAGTTCTCCGAGCTGGTCGACGAGGTGTTCGGCGCGTCCCTGGGACGCGCCTACGTCCGTGAGCAGGTGCTGTCCGCGCTCGACGACCGGACGGCCGCCCAGGCCCTCGAGGACGGCGTCGAGCCGCGCGTCGTCTGGCACGCCCTGTGCGACGCGCTCGACGTGCCCGACGCGCGGCGCTGGGGCCACGACGATCACCGCCAGGCGCCGCCCCGCCGGTGA
- a CDS encoding DEAD/DEAH box helicase, giving the protein MTTDPLARFAAPTRSWFSGAFDAPTAAQAGAWDAVSSDRHALVVAPTGSGKTLAAFLWSLDRIMGAPRAGEEVAREHRCRVVYVSPLKALAADVERNLRSPLAGIRQAAVRLGLEVPDVVVGTRTGDTPTSERRRLATHPPDILITTPESLFLVLTSQARAGLAGVETVIVDEIHAVAGTKRGAHLAVSLERLDAFLEAQGRPPAQRVGLSATVRPVEAVATFLGGHRPEAEAGREVVVVQPPASKRIEVDVVVPVPDLADLGTAALVPDTSRRTAAGADDPGGRDTAPGTTTDGLPPLPPGEPDLSGPATSRPTGAPDVRPPRPSVWPHVEERVVDLVADHRSTLVFTNSRRGAERLTARMNEVWAERQGEDVLDPGTVTAAQVQAQSGASSGVEPVIARAHHGSMSRAERTRTETELKDGRLPAVVATSSLELGIDMGAVDLVVQVGAPPSVASGLQRIGRAGHQVGAVSHGVVFPTHRGDLVPSAVVAERMRTGGIEELHVLANPLDVLAQQVVAMVAVDEWTVAELATVVRRSAPYAHLGDASLHAVLDMLAGRYPSEDFGELRARIVWDRASGRITGRPGALRLAATSGGTIPDRGMYGVFLATDSGTVAGDPDTAGGRAPRGGKRVGELDEEMVYESRVGDTFTLGSSTWRIEDITPDRVLVTPAPGIPGRLPFWKGDSPGRPAELGRALGAWVRETDTLAADDHDAAADRLRSAGLDAWASDNLLAYLREQRDATGRVPDDRTVVVERFRDELGDWRVVVHSPYGAKVHAPWALVLAARLRERYGVDAAAMHADDGIVLRLPDTGDSWLEGSSDGTGGLGGDAPVVPVEDLLLDPDEVLDAVRDELGGSVMFASRFREAAARALLLPRRRPDRRQPLWQQRQRSAQLLSVASQYPEFPIVLEAARECLQDDFDVAALTDLMRDLAAGRVRLVEVTTPTPSPFAQSLLFGYTAQFLYDGDAPLAERRAAALSLDPTLLAELLGGDGVAAQLADLLDPAQIERTEAELGALAPERQARHAEDVWDVLRRVGPLTDAEVAARTREDVRAGAQEWLRELEAARRVIRVRLAGVVPERAVQWAVVEDAGRLRDALGVALPVGIPEVFTEPVPDPLGDLVRRHARTHGPFTAADVAARLGLGVAVVAQTLERLEAARMVVRGRLRPESIGGTGDDWCDAEVLRVLRRRSLAALRAEVEPVASETLGVFLPRWQGLGALRGADGLLRVVEQLSGAAVPASALETLVLPSRVTDYTPTMLDELTTTGEVVWCGHAPLPGSGGGDGLVSLHLAEWAPLTLPDPGPAPETGLHATLLDLLDGSGGYFLPRLAERAGAEVGPTLEALWDLVWSGHVTNDGLGSLRARLGTGGGAHRAPRAPARARPVGRGRFAGLRPPTSPDTTLRGGAGRWSALPRRETDPTRRAHALARVLLDRHGVLTRAVAPAEGVAGSFRAVYRVLSELEATGAARRGYFVEHLGGSQFALPGAVDQLRTDAQDRERAIESAAARGSGTGPDGLPRPRPDDGTSRGGPRPGAVLLAATDPANPYGAALPWPARPAAASPGPGTAAAAPAGGGAPSDRAATGAEASRGHRPGRKAGAVVVLSDGDLALYVERGGRSVLSFVDGPRLAEASAELVRAVRAGRLGKVVVQRVDGVEALAGAGTTATSADEAVRALLDAGFRATPRGLRAA; this is encoded by the coding sequence GTGACCACGGACCCGCTCGCGCGCTTCGCCGCGCCCACGCGCTCCTGGTTCTCGGGCGCGTTCGACGCCCCGACCGCCGCGCAGGCGGGGGCGTGGGACGCGGTGTCGAGCGACCGGCACGCGCTCGTCGTCGCCCCGACCGGGTCGGGCAAGACGCTCGCGGCGTTCCTCTGGTCGCTCGACCGGATCATGGGCGCGCCGAGGGCCGGCGAGGAGGTCGCCCGGGAGCACCGCTGCCGCGTCGTGTACGTGTCGCCCCTCAAGGCGCTCGCCGCCGACGTCGAGCGCAACCTCCGGTCGCCGCTCGCGGGCATCCGGCAGGCGGCGGTGCGCCTCGGGCTCGAGGTGCCGGACGTCGTCGTCGGCACCCGGACGGGCGACACGCCCACGAGCGAGCGGCGGCGCCTCGCGACGCACCCGCCGGACATCCTCATCACGACGCCCGAGTCGCTGTTCCTCGTGCTGACCTCGCAGGCCCGTGCGGGTCTCGCGGGCGTCGAGACGGTGATCGTCGACGAGATCCACGCCGTGGCGGGGACCAAGCGCGGCGCACACCTCGCCGTGTCCCTCGAACGGCTCGACGCCTTCCTGGAGGCGCAGGGCCGACCGCCCGCGCAGCGCGTCGGGCTCTCGGCGACGGTCCGACCCGTCGAGGCCGTCGCGACGTTCCTCGGCGGCCACCGCCCGGAGGCGGAGGCCGGGCGCGAGGTGGTCGTCGTGCAGCCGCCCGCGAGCAAGCGCATCGAGGTCGACGTCGTGGTGCCCGTCCCCGACCTCGCGGACCTCGGCACGGCCGCGCTCGTGCCCGACACCTCGAGGCGGACGGCGGCGGGGGCAGACGATCCCGGTGGTCGTGACACGGCGCCGGGGACGACGACCGACGGCCTCCCGCCCCTGCCCCCCGGCGAGCCCGACCTGTCGGGTCCGGCGACCTCGCGACCCACCGGGGCGCCAGACGTGCGCCCGCCGCGGCCGTCGGTGTGGCCGCACGTCGAGGAGCGCGTCGTCGACCTCGTCGCCGACCACCGCTCCACGCTCGTCTTCACCAACTCGCGCCGAGGCGCCGAGCGGCTCACGGCGCGCATGAACGAGGTGTGGGCGGAGCGTCAGGGCGAGGACGTCCTCGACCCGGGGACGGTCACCGCGGCCCAGGTGCAGGCCCAGTCGGGCGCGAGCTCGGGCGTCGAGCCCGTCATCGCCCGCGCGCACCACGGGTCGATGAGCCGCGCCGAGCGCACGCGCACGGAGACCGAGCTCAAGGACGGACGGCTGCCCGCGGTCGTCGCGACGTCGAGCCTCGAGCTCGGCATCGACATGGGCGCGGTCGACCTCGTGGTGCAGGTCGGCGCCCCGCCGTCGGTCGCGTCCGGGCTCCAGCGCATCGGGCGCGCGGGGCACCAGGTGGGCGCCGTCTCGCACGGCGTCGTGTTCCCCACGCACCGGGGCGACCTCGTGCCGTCGGCCGTCGTGGCCGAGCGCATGCGCACCGGGGGCATCGAGGAGCTGCACGTGCTCGCGAACCCGCTCGACGTGCTCGCGCAGCAGGTGGTGGCCATGGTCGCCGTCGACGAGTGGACGGTGGCGGAGCTCGCGACCGTCGTGCGCCGCAGCGCGCCCTACGCCCACCTGGGCGACGCGTCGCTGCACGCGGTGCTCGACATGCTCGCGGGACGCTACCCGAGCGAGGACTTCGGCGAGCTGCGCGCACGGATCGTGTGGGACCGCGCGTCCGGGCGGATCACGGGTCGTCCGGGGGCGCTGCGCCTCGCCGCGACGAGCGGCGGGACGATCCCCGACCGCGGGATGTACGGCGTCTTCCTCGCGACGGACTCCGGGACCGTCGCGGGCGACCCGGACACCGCGGGCGGCCGGGCGCCGCGCGGCGGGAAGCGCGTCGGCGAGCTCGACGAGGAGATGGTGTACGAGTCGCGCGTCGGCGACACGTTCACGCTCGGGTCGAGCACGTGGCGCATCGAGGACATCACGCCCGACCGCGTGCTCGTGACCCCGGCGCCGGGCATCCCGGGGCGCCTGCCGTTCTGGAAGGGCGACTCGCCCGGCCGGCCCGCCGAGCTCGGCCGCGCCCTCGGTGCCTGGGTCCGCGAGACCGACACCCTCGCGGCGGACGACCACGACGCCGCGGCCGATCGGCTGCGCTCCGCGGGGCTCGACGCGTGGGCGAGCGACAACCTGCTCGCCTACCTCCGCGAGCAGCGCGACGCGACCGGCCGCGTCCCGGACGACCGGACGGTCGTCGTCGAGCGGTTCCGCGACGAGCTCGGGGACTGGCGCGTCGTCGTGCACTCGCCCTACGGGGCGAAGGTCCACGCCCCGTGGGCGCTCGTGCTCGCCGCGCGGCTGCGGGAGCGGTACGGCGTCGACGCCGCCGCGATGCACGCGGACGACGGCATCGTCCTGCGCCTGCCCGACACCGGGGACTCGTGGCTCGAGGGGTCGAGCGACGGGACCGGCGGGCTCGGCGGCGACGCGCCGGTCGTCCCCGTGGAGGACCTGCTCCTCGACCCCGACGAGGTCCTCGACGCGGTGCGCGACGAGCTCGGCGGGTCCGTCATGTTCGCGTCCCGGTTCCGCGAGGCCGCGGCGCGTGCGCTCCTGCTCCCCCGGCGTCGCCCGGACCGCCGCCAGCCGCTGTGGCAGCAGCGCCAGCGCTCCGCCCAGCTCCTGTCGGTCGCGTCGCAGTACCCCGAGTTCCCGATCGTCCTCGAGGCCGCGCGCGAGTGCCTGCAGGACGACTTCGACGTCGCGGCGCTCACCGACCTCATGCGTGACCTCGCCGCCGGGCGCGTGCGCCTCGTCGAGGTGACGACGCCGACGCCGTCGCCGTTCGCGCAGTCCCTCCTGTTCGGGTACACGGCGCAGTTCCTCTACGACGGCGACGCCCCGCTCGCGGAGCGGCGGGCGGCGGCGCTGTCTCTCGACCCGACGCTGCTCGCCGAGTTGCTCGGCGGGGACGGCGTCGCGGCCCAGCTCGCCGACCTGCTCGACCCGGCGCAGATCGAGCGGACCGAGGCGGAGCTCGGCGCGCTCGCGCCGGAACGCCAGGCCCGCCACGCCGAGGACGTGTGGGACGTGCTGCGCCGCGTCGGCCCCCTCACGGACGCCGAGGTCGCGGCCCGCACGCGCGAGGACGTGCGCGCCGGCGCACAGGAATGGCTCCGCGAGCTCGAGGCGGCCCGGCGCGTGATCCGCGTCCGGCTGGCGGGCGTCGTCCCCGAGCGGGCGGTGCAGTGGGCCGTCGTCGAGGACGCCGGGCGACTGCGCGACGCGCTCGGCGTCGCGCTGCCCGTCGGCATCCCCGAGGTGTTCACCGAGCCCGTGCCCGACCCGCTCGGCGACCTCGTGCGGCGCCACGCGCGCACCCACGGACCGTTCACCGCGGCGGACGTCGCGGCGCGGCTCGGCCTCGGCGTCGCCGTCGTGGCGCAGACGCTGGAGCGGCTCGAGGCCGCCCGGATGGTCGTCCGCGGTCGCCTGCGGCCGGAGTCGATCGGGGGCACCGGCGACGACTGGTGCGACGCCGAGGTGCTGCGCGTGCTGCGGCGCCGCTCGCTCGCCGCGCTGCGCGCGGAGGTCGAACCGGTGGCGTCCGAGACCCTCGGCGTCTTCCTCCCGCGGTGGCAGGGGCTGGGTGCGCTGCGCGGGGCAGACGGCCTCCTGCGCGTCGTCGAGCAGCTCTCGGGGGCCGCCGTGCCCGCGTCGGCGCTCGAGACGCTCGTCCTGCCGTCGCGGGTCACGGACTACACGCCGACGATGCTCGACGAGCTCACGACGACCGGAGAGGTCGTGTGGTGCGGCCACGCCCCGCTGCCCGGCTCGGGCGGGGGCGACGGGCTCGTGAGCCTCCACCTGGCCGAGTGGGCGCCGCTCACGCTGCCGGACCCCGGTCCCGCGCCGGAGACCGGGCTCCACGCGACCCTCCTCGACCTGCTCGACGGCTCGGGCGGCTACTTCCTCCCGCGGCTCGCCGAGCGGGCGGGCGCCGAGGTCGGGCCGACGCTCGAGGCGCTGTGGGACCTCGTCTGGTCGGGGCACGTGACCAACGACGGGCTGGGCTCGTTGCGCGCCCGGCTCGGCACGGGCGGTGGTGCGCACCGCGCCCCCCGGGCTCCCGCGCGCGCCCGTCCGGTGGGGCGCGGCCGGTTCGCGGGCCTGCGGCCGCCGACGTCCCCGGACACCACGCTGCGCGGCGGAGCGGGCCGCTGGTCGGCGCTGCCGCGGCGCGAGACCGACCCGACCCGGCGCGCGCACGCGCTCGCGCGCGTGCTGCTCGACCGGCACGGGGTGCTCACGCGCGCCGTCGCCCCCGCCGAGGGCGTCGCGGGGTCGTTCCGCGCGGTGTACCGCGTGCTGAGCGAGCTGGAGGCGACCGGGGCGGCGCGGCGCGGGTACTTCGTCGAGCACCTCGGCGGTTCCCAGTTCGCGCTGCCCGGCGCGGTCGACCAGCTCCGCACCGACGCCCAGGACCGTGAGCGGGCGATCGAGTCCGCCGCGGCCCGTGGGTCCGGCACCGGGCCGGACGGCCTGCCTCGGCCGCGTCCCGACGACGGCACGTCGCGCGGGGGCCCTCGCCCGGGCGCGGTGCTCCTCGCGGCGACCGACCCCGCCAACCCCTACGGGGCCGCGCTGCCGTGGCCCGCGCGACCGGCCGCGGCGAGCCCGGGGCCGGGCACCGCGGCGGCCGCGCCGGCCGGCGGCGGAGCGCCGTCGGATCGTGCGGCGACCGGTGCCGAGGCGTCTCGCGGGCACCGCCCCGGGCGCAAGGCCGGGGCCGTCGTCGTGCTGAGCGACGGCGACCTCGCCCTGTACGTCGAGCGCGGAGGACGGTCGGTCCTCTCGTTCGTCGACGGCCCGCGGCTCGCGGAGGCGAGCGCCGAGCTCGTCCGCGCGGTGCGCGCGGGCCGGCTCGGCAAGGTCGTGGTGCAGCGGGTCGACGGCGTCGAGGCGCTGGCCGGGGCGGGCACGACGGCCACGTCCGCCGACGAGGCGGTCCGTGCCCTCCTCGACGCCGGGTTCCGCGCGACGCCGCGCGGTCTGCGGGCGGCCTGA
- a CDS encoding DNA-formamidopyrimidine glycosylase family protein has product MPEGDILRLVSARLDEALAGRVLVRAELRWPTAAEVDLTGRTVVANVPYGKHLFTRLDDGRSLHTHLRMEGSWRIARTGARDARAAEPSVRVVLANAWWTAVGNRIGMLHVLRTADERTITGPLGPDVLADDFPTEGVAEAVARLRADDAAGGTGPRHRPGRERTGVPVAEALLDQHLVAGIGTIYTAESLFAERIYPWTPVRDVEDLAGVLTTARALMQRTVRHGFDPRAGVVRHVHARTRKACHVCGTPVAEGTANEPPYERPVFWCPSCQAPPASG; this is encoded by the coding sequence GTGCCCGAGGGTGACATCCTGCGGCTCGTGTCCGCGCGTCTGGACGAGGCGCTCGCCGGGCGTGTGCTGGTGCGCGCGGAGCTGCGGTGGCCGACCGCCGCGGAGGTCGACCTCACGGGCCGCACGGTCGTGGCGAACGTCCCGTACGGCAAGCACCTGTTCACGCGGCTCGACGACGGTCGGTCGCTGCACACGCACCTGCGCATGGAGGGGTCGTGGCGGATCGCGCGCACGGGCGCCCGGGACGCGCGCGCCGCGGAGCCGTCGGTGCGCGTGGTGCTCGCCAACGCGTGGTGGACGGCAGTCGGGAACCGCATCGGGATGCTCCACGTGCTGCGCACCGCCGACGAGCGGACCATCACCGGCCCGCTCGGCCCCGACGTGCTGGCCGACGACTTCCCCACGGAGGGGGTCGCGGAGGCCGTCGCGCGCCTGCGAGCGGATGACGCCGCGGGCGGCACCGGACCACGGCACCGGCCGGGCCGGGAGAGGACCGGCGTCCCGGTCGCGGAGGCGCTGCTCGACCAGCACCTCGTCGCCGGCATCGGCACGATCTACACGGCCGAGTCGCTCTTCGCGGAGCGGATCTACCCGTGGACGCCGGTCCGGGACGTCGAGGACCTCGCGGGCGTGCTCACGACGGCACGAGCGCTCATGCAGCGCACCGTCCGGCACGGGTTCGACCCCCGGGCCGGCGTCGTGCGTCACGTGCACGCGCGCACACGAAAGGCGTGCCACGTCTGTGGCACGCCTGTCGCAGAAGGTACGGCGAACGAGCCGCCGTACGAACGTCCGGTCTTCTGGTGTCCCTCGTGCCAGGCGCCGCCCGCGAGCGGGTGA
- a CDS encoding helix-turn-helix transcriptional regulator — MIVLRREIGDVLRDARQRQGRTLREVSSAARVSLGYLSEVERGQKEASSELLGSICEALDIPMSLVLREVSDRVAVAEGLLIPDTIPADFATAVLGRQNPDGTARREDLQPVG, encoded by the coding sequence ATGATTGTTCTTCGACGAGAGATCGGGGACGTGCTGCGAGACGCTCGCCAGCGACAGGGGCGCACCCTGCGAGAGGTGTCCTCCGCCGCACGGGTCTCGCTGGGCTACCTCAGCGAGGTGGAGCGCGGTCAGAAGGAAGCGTCGTCGGAGCTCCTCGGCTCGATCTGCGAGGCGCTCGACATCCCGATGTCGTTGGTGCTGCGCGAGGTCAGCGACCGGGTCGCCGTCGCCGAGGGTCTGCTCATCCCGGACACGATCCCGGCAGACTTCGCGACCGCGGTCCTCGGGCGGCAGAACCCCGACGGCACCGCACGACGAGAGGACCTGCAGCCCGTCGGCTGA
- a CDS encoding CinA family protein codes for MTGAARDVEAAGPLVARPDVVGLLAALEARGWTLATAESLTGGLLSATIVDVPGASRVLRGAVVAYATDVKQSVLGVDGDLLAAHGAVHPDVARQMAERVREVLGADVGVATTGVAGPDPQDGRPPGTVFVAASGPRGTHVRRLHLDGERAAVRAGTVAAAVDLARAVTEDRPSADRQGEIRG; via the coding sequence ATGACGGGGGCCGCCCGCGACGTCGAGGCCGCGGGGCCCCTGGTCGCACGACCGGACGTCGTCGGCCTCCTCGCCGCGCTCGAGGCGCGCGGGTGGACCCTCGCGACCGCCGAGTCGCTCACGGGCGGGCTGCTCTCCGCGACGATCGTCGACGTCCCGGGCGCGTCGCGCGTGCTCCGCGGCGCGGTCGTCGCCTACGCGACGGACGTCAAGCAGTCGGTGCTCGGGGTCGACGGCGACCTCCTCGCCGCGCACGGGGCGGTCCACCCGGACGTCGCGCGCCAGATGGCGGAGCGGGTACGGGAGGTGCTCGGCGCGGACGTGGGGGTCGCGACCACGGGCGTCGCGGGACCGGACCCGCAGGACGGCCGACCACCGGGCACGGTGTTCGTGGCGGCGAGCGGGCCCCGCGGGACGCACGTACGGCGGCTGCACCTCGACGGCGAGCGCGCGGCGGTCCGCGCCGGGACCGTCGCGGCGGCGGTCGACCTCGCGCGCGCGGTGACGGAGGACCGGCCCTCCGCGGACCGGCAGGGTGAAATCCGCGGGTGA
- the pgsA gene encoding CDP-diacylglycerol--glycerol-3-phosphate 3-phosphatidyltransferase, which translates to MVTAVPSPWNSANLVTMARILLVPFFAWALLVDGGESVTWRLVATGIFVLAATSDRLDGYLARRYDLVTDLGKLLDPIADKLLVGTALVLLAWPLGVLPWWVPVVVLARELGVTLLRFAVLKYAVMPASRGGKLKTVLQTVAITLFLLPLAHLPAWIGVVAWVVLAAAILVTVVTGVEYAYQGWRLRRDAIRAARLAERGATPGAASAS; encoded by the coding sequence GTGGTCACCGCCGTCCCTTCGCCGTGGAACTCCGCGAACCTCGTCACCATGGCGAGGATCCTGCTCGTCCCGTTCTTCGCGTGGGCGCTGCTCGTCGACGGCGGGGAGTCCGTCACGTGGCGGCTGGTCGCGACGGGCATCTTCGTCCTCGCCGCGACGTCGGACCGCCTGGACGGCTACCTGGCGCGCAGGTACGACCTCGTCACGGACCTCGGCAAGCTGCTCGACCCGATCGCGGACAAGCTGCTCGTCGGCACCGCGCTCGTCCTGCTCGCGTGGCCCCTCGGCGTGCTGCCCTGGTGGGTGCCCGTGGTCGTGCTCGCGCGCGAGCTCGGCGTCACGCTCCTGCGGTTCGCGGTCCTCAAGTACGCGGTCATGCCCGCGTCCCGCGGCGGCAAGCTCAAGACCGTGCTCCAGACGGTCGCGATCACGCTCTTCCTCCTCCCGCTGGCGCACCTGCCCGCGTGGATCGGCGTCGTCGCGTGGGTGGTGCTCGCCGCGGCGATCCTCGTCACCGTCGTGACGGGCGTGGAGTACGCCTACCAGGGCTGGCGGCTGCGGCGCGACGCGATCCGCGCGGCCCGCCTCGCCGAGCGCGGAGCGACGCCGGGCGCCGCGTCGGCGTCATGA
- a CDS encoding DNA translocase FtsK, translating into MATRTSPQARRTASNRTPAPRTSARGGSSSARGTSRAGTGRGRSSSSGTRRPARRPASGPPWPVRAVRAVWLGAAHGLGALVRTIGKGARELDPAHRRDGVAFFLIALAVVVAAREWWGIQGTFGLVVHGVVAGTFGLAGVAVPVLLLWLAVRIMRHPERAQANSRVAIGLTLIVVSVCSLVHISEDLPAPRDGFEAVQDAGGIVGYLAATPVTTGLTPWFAVPIFLLLGFFGLLVVTATPVHRIPSRLRGLYDVLTGNHRADDEELDADGLALAEGVSRHDGTDVPAGRRPRKPRKTKAQRAAEAAEIEKPEGGFSGDEAFETAAFLDYEDDSPRGRGKKRRGDDPAPGTAPTEAVPAVGQGLAQDTAAAAMGAVAPAPGDGAGSVPPPPPSSPLPRGVQPMLEGDTVYLLPNEDSLVKGAPHKVRSAANDRVVEALTQTFEQFEVDAKVTGFTRGPTVTRYEVEVGPKVKVERITSLSNNIAYAVASADVRILAPIPGKSAIGIEIPNTDRETVVLGDVLRSSAARRTEHPMVMGVGKDVEGGYVVANLAKMPHILVAGATGAGKSSFINSMITSILMRSTPEQVRLVLVDPKRVELTIYEGIPHLITPIITNPKKAAEALDWVVREMDARYDDLAAFGYKHIDDFNAAVRSGKVKPLPGSERKIATYPYLLVVVDELADLMMVAPRDVEASIQRITQLARAAGIHLVLATQRPSVDVVTGLIKANVPSRLAFATSSLADSRVVLDQPGAEKLIGQGDALFLPMGAAKPMRVQGAWVSESEVHAVVEHVKGQLKPVYREDVTQAAAKKQIDEDIGDDLDLLLQAAELVVTSQFGSTSMLQRKLRVGFAKAGRLMDLLESREIVGPSEGSKAREVLVSPEELPSALALIRGEPAQDVFDGQAPASAAAPGGGTGHDYGEGTDGHMPPVATDYHDGADVESGWR; encoded by the coding sequence ATGGCGACCCGCACGTCCCCGCAGGCACGTCGGACCGCGAGCAACCGCACGCCAGCGCCCCGCACCTCGGCGCGCGGCGGTTCGTCCTCGGCCCGCGGCACGTCGCGCGCCGGTACCGGTCGCGGGCGGTCCTCCTCCTCCGGCACGCGCCGGCCCGCGCGGCGCCCCGCGTCGGGTCCGCCGTGGCCCGTCCGCGCGGTGCGGGCGGTCTGGCTCGGCGCCGCGCACGGCCTCGGAGCGCTCGTGCGCACCATCGGAAAGGGAGCAAGAGAGCTGGACCCGGCACACCGGCGCGACGGCGTCGCGTTCTTCCTCATCGCCCTCGCGGTCGTCGTCGCGGCCCGCGAGTGGTGGGGCATCCAGGGCACGTTCGGCCTGGTCGTCCACGGCGTCGTCGCCGGCACGTTCGGCCTCGCGGGCGTCGCGGTGCCCGTGCTCCTGCTCTGGCTCGCCGTGCGCATCATGCGCCACCCCGAGCGCGCCCAGGCGAACTCGCGGGTCGCGATCGGCCTCACCCTCATCGTCGTGTCGGTGTGCTCGCTCGTGCACATCTCCGAGGACCTCCCGGCGCCGCGCGACGGGTTCGAGGCCGTGCAGGACGCGGGCGGCATCGTCGGTTACCTCGCCGCGACGCCCGTGACCACCGGCCTGACGCCCTGGTTCGCGGTGCCCATCTTCCTGCTGCTCGGGTTCTTCGGGCTGCTGGTCGTCACCGCGACCCCGGTGCACCGGATCCCGAGCCGGCTGCGCGGCCTCTACGACGTGCTCACGGGCAACCACCGCGCGGACGACGAGGAGCTGGACGCCGACGGCCTCGCGCTCGCGGAGGGCGTCTCGCGTCACGACGGCACGGACGTGCCGGCGGGTCGTCGCCCGCGCAAGCCCCGGAAGACCAAGGCGCAGCGCGCGGCGGAGGCCGCCGAGATCGAGAAGCCCGAGGGCGGGTTCTCGGGCGACGAGGCGTTCGAGACGGCGGCGTTCCTCGACTACGAGGACGACTCCCCTCGCGGCCGGGGCAAGAAGCGCCGCGGCGACGACCCGGCACCCGGCACCGCGCCGACCGAGGCGGTGCCCGCCGTCGGGCAGGGCCTCGCGCAGGACACCGCGGCAGCCGCGATGGGCGCCGTCGCCCCCGCCCCGGGCGACGGCGCGGGCAGCGTCCCGCCGCCCCCGCCGAGCAGCCCGCTGCCGCGCGGCGTCCAGCCGATGCTCGAGGGCGACACCGTCTACCTCCTGCCGAACGAGGACTCCCTGGTGAAGGGCGCGCCGCACAAGGTCCGCTCGGCCGCGAACGACCGGGTCGTCGAGGCGCTCACCCAGACCTTCGAGCAGTTCGAGGTCGACGCGAAGGTCACCGGCTTCACGCGCGGCCCCACGGTCACGCGGTACGAGGTCGAGGTCGGCCCCAAGGTCAAGGTCGAGCGCATCACGTCGCTCTCGAACAACATCGCCTACGCCGTCGCGAGCGCGGACGTGCGCATCCTCGCGCCGATCCCCGGCAAGTCGGCGATCGGCATCGAGATCCCCAACACCGACCGCGAGACGGTCGTGCTCGGCGACGTGCTCCGCTCGTCGGCGGCGCGCCGGACCGAGCACCCCATGGTCATGGGCGTGGGCAAGGACGTCGAGGGCGGCTACGTCGTCGCGAACCTCGCCAAGATGCCGCACATCCTCGTCGCGGGCGCGACGGGCGCCGGCAAGTCGAGCTTCATCAACTCCATGATCACGTCGATCCTCATGCGCTCGACGCCCGAGCAGGTGCGCCTCGTGCTCGTGGACCCGAAGCGCGTCGAGCTGACGATCTACGAGGGCATCCCGCACCTCATCACGCCCATCATCACCAACCCGAAGAAGGCCGCCGAGGCGCTCGACTGGGTCGTGCGCGAGATGGACGCCCGGTACGACGACCTCGCCGCGTTCGGGTACAAGCACATCGACGACTTCAACGCCGCCGTGCGCTCGGGCAAGGTCAAGCCGCTGCCGGGCTCCGAGCGCAAGATCGCCACGTACCCGTACCTGCTCGTCGTCGTCGACGAGCTCGCCGACCTCATGATGGTCGCGCCGCGCGACGTCGAGGCGTCGATCCAGCGCATCACGCAGCTCGCGCGCGCCGCGGGCATCCACCTCGTCCTCGCGACGCAGCGGCCGTCGGTCGACGTCGTCACCGGCCTCATCAAGGCCAACGTGCCGTCGCGCCTCGCGTTCGCGACCTCCTCGCTCGCGGACTCGCGCGTCGTGCTGGACCAGCCGGGCGCCGAGAAGCTCATCGGCCAGGGCGACGCCCTCTTCCTCCCGATGGGCGCGGCGAAGCCGATGCGCGTCCAGGGCGCGTGGGTCTCCGAGTCCGAGGTGCACGCCGTCGTCGAGCACGTCAAGGGCCAGCTCAAGCCGGTGTACCGCGAGGACGTCACGCAGGCCGCGGCGAAGAAGCAGATCGACGAGGACATCGGCGACGACCTCGACCTGCTGCTGCAGGCCGCGGAGCTCGTCGTGACGTCGCAGTTCGGCTCGACGTCGATGCTCCAGCGCAAGCTGCGCGTCGGGTTCGCCAAGGCCGGCCGCCTCATGGACCTGCTCGAGTCGCGCGAGATCGTCGGCCCCTCCGAGGGGTCGAAGGCGCGCGAGGTCCTCGTCTCGCCCGAGGAGCTGCCGTCCGCGCTCGCGCTGATCCGCGGCGAGCCGGCACAGGACGTCTTCGACGGCCAGGCCCCCGCGTCCGCAGCGGCGCCTGGTGGCGGGACGGGGCACGACTACGGCGAGGGCACCGACGGGCACATGCCGCCGGTGGCGACGGACTACCACGACGGGGCGGACGTGGAGTCAGGCTGGCGCTGA